A stretch of DNA from Corallococcus silvisoli:
CAGCACCTCCTCCGTCGTCCACCCCAGCATCCGCTCCGCGGCCGGGTTCCACATCCGCACCGTGCCGTCGGGGTCCAGCAGCATGATGGCCGCGGGGCTCGCCTGGATGATGGCCTCCAGCGTCCCGTGCGCCTCGCGCAGCGCCGCGCGCGCCCGCTGCTCGCGCTCCAGCAGCCGCGCCCGCGCCAGCGCCTGCGCCGCGTGGTGCGCCACCAGCTGGAGGAAGGCCCGCTCGTCGTCGTCGAACGCGTGCGCCAGGCTGAAGGTGAACACCAGCACCCCCAGCGCGCGCCCGTCCGCCACCAGCGGCAGGCACGCCGACGAGGGCGACTGCCGCTCCGGCCCCGCGAGCGCGTCCTCCGACTCCAGCCACACCGGCCGCGACTCCCGCAGCGCCCGCGCCACCGGCGAGTCCCCGTGCAGCGGCAGCCGCTTCAGCCGCTCCGCCGCGTTCGGCGAGCACCCCGCGCAGCGCAGGAGCACGGCGTGGGTCGCGTCCGGCTCCAGGCCCCACAGCCCCCCGGCCGTCGCGTCCGCCACCGCCAGCCCCTGCTCCAGCACCACCTCCGCCACGCGCGCGGCGGTGAGCGCCTCCGACAGCTCCGAGGTGACCTGCTGCAACCGCGCGAGCCTCCCCGCCGCCACCTCCGCCGCCTGCCGCGCCTGCCGCTCCGCCGCGTACGCCCGCGCCACGTCCAGCGCCAGCGCCGCCCGGTCCGCCAGCTCCTGCAACAGGAGCTGCTCCCCCGAATCGAACGGCAGCGGCTCCGGCGCGTCCCGCCACACCGTCAGCGTCCCCAGCGGACGTCCCCGCGCGCGCAGGGGCAGCACCAGCACCGCCTCCACCCCCTGCGCCATGCCCGTGTCCAGCACCTCCGCCGCCACGCCCTCGTCCGCGCGCATCCGCTGGGACAGCAGCGCCTGCAGGCGCCCCCGCGCCTCCGGCACCGACGCCGCCGACGCCACCGTGCGCAGCCACAGCCCGTCCTCCGACAAGAGCCGCAGCGCGCACGCGGACCCCAGCAGTGGCACCACCAGGCCGCACAGCCGCTCCATCACCGCGGGCGGCTCCAGGGAGGCGTCCGCCAGCACCCGGGACGCCTCCGCCAGCAGCGCCAACCGCTCCTCGATTTCCGGAAGCTGCGCCCCGAAACGCCGCGCTTCCCCCAACCTGGATGCCACCATCGTCATACGGCGTCCCCCCGTTGCGCCCCCCATGGGAACACGCCTCCGCCCGACATGCAGTGCGTCCCAGGTCCCGTCATCCCTGCTTTCTCGGATGCAGGACACCCAAACCCCGGAAGCGTTGGTCGTGGGCACGCTCCTCGTTCCCCGGCCTGGGACCCCCAGGGGCAAGGCGCCGAGGCGCGCACATGCGAACACCCTTGACCGGTTGGAAAACAAAGGAGTGGCACGGCGCCGGTTGCGGCGGGCCAGGGTTCGGCTAAAGCGGGGGCCGTGAACGCACCCTCGGATTCATCCGCCGCCTCCTCGGAGGGGCCGGATTCTCCCAAACGCATCCTGATGCTGGCGCTGGGCGCGCTGGGCATCGTCTACGGAGACATTGGTACCAGCCCGCTGTACGCGCTGCGCGAGTGCTTCACCGGGCCGCACGGCATCTCGCCGACGCCCGCGAACGTGATGGGCGTGCTGTCGCTCATCTTCTGGTCGCTCATCATCGTGGTGTCGGTGAAGTACCTGCTGTTCGTGATGCGCGCGGACAACCGGGGGGAGGGTGGCATCCTCGCGTTGATGGCGCTGGCCATGCACCGCCCCCGAGGGCAGGCGCACCGCGCCCGGCCCGTGCTCATCACCCTGGGCATCTTCGGCGCGGCGCTGCTCTACGGCGACGGCCTCATCACGCCCGCCATCTCCGTGCTGAGCGCGGTGGAGGGCCTGAGCGTGGCCACGCCCGTCTTCGAGCCCTACGTCATCCCCATCTCCCTCATCATCCTGGGGCTGCTGTTCCTGGTGCAGCGGAAGGGCACGGGCGGCATCGGCGCGGTGTTCGGCCCGTTCATGTGCGTGTGGTTCCTGGTGCTGGCGGTGCTGGGCGTGAAGGAGCTGCTGCACAACCCCGCGGTGCTCTGGTCGCTGTCGCCCCTGCACGCCGTGCACTTCTTCATCGACAATGGCCTGCACGGCTTCCTGGTGCTGGGCGCGGTGTTCCTGGTGGTGACGGGCGGCGAGGCGCTCTACGCGGACATGGGCCACTTCGGCGCGGGGCCCATCAAGCGCGCGTGGTTCGCCCTGGTGCTGCCGTCGCTCGTCCTCAACTACCTGGGGCAGGGGGCGCTGCTCTTGCGCCACGCGGAGGCGGCCCGCAACCCCTTCTACCTGCTGGCCCCGGACTGGGCCCTCTATCCGCTGGTGGCCCTGTCCACGGGCGCCGCCGTCATCGCCTCCCAGGCGCTCATCTCCGGCTCCTTCTCCATCACCCGCCAGGCGATGCAGCTGGGCTACAGCCCGCGCATGGAGGTGGTGCACACGTCCGCGGAGGAGATGGGGCAGATCTACCTGCCCGGCCTCAACGGCGCGCTGCTGGTGGGCGTGGTGGCGCTGGTGCTGGGCTTCGGCTCCTCCAGCCGGCTGGCGGCGGCGTACGGCATCGCGGTGACGACGACCATGGCCATCACCACGGTGCTCGCCTACGTCGTGGCCCGCGAGCGCTGGGGCGTCAGCCGCGCCGTGGCCCTGCCTGTCGCGGGGCTGTTCCTGGTGGTGGACGTGTCCTTCTTCGGCGCCAACGCGGTGAAGATTTCGGACGGCGGCTGGTTCCCGCTGCTGCTCGCCGTCTGCATCTTCACGCTGATGACCACCTGGAAGCGCGGCCGGGACATCCTCGCGGCCAAGCTGCGCGCGGCGAGCATCAGCCTCAAGGACCTGCTGGGCAGCTTCGGGGACCACCCGCCCGTGCGCGTGCCCGGCACCGCCATCTTCATGACGGGCAACCCGGACGGCACGCCGCCCGCGCTCTTGCACAACCTCAAGCACAACAAGGTGCTGCACGAGCAGGTGGTGCTGCTCACCATCATCCCGGAGGAGATTCCCCACGTCCCGGGCGTGGAGCGCGTGGAGGTGGAGCCCCTGGAGCAGGGCTTCGTGCGCGTCGTCGCCCGCTACGGCTTCATGGAGAACCCCAGCATCCCGGACATCCTCAAGCGCTGCCGGGAGAAGGGCCTCCAGTTCCAGCTCATGGGCACCAGCTTCTTCCTGGGCCGCGAAACGCTCATCCCCACGAAGAAGCCCAGCATGGCCATGTGGCGCGAGGCCCTCTTCTCCTGGATGAGCCGCAACGCCCGCAGCGCCACCGCCTACTTCCGCATCCCGCCCAACCGCGTCGTGGAGCTGGGCAGCCAGGTGGAGCTGTAGCTCCCCCCGCGCCGGAGGCCCTCCTGGGCCTCCGCGCCGCCGCTTTCCGCCCCACCTGTCACGACGCATCAGGACTTCACCCCACGAGAAGAAAATCTTGTTGGGTCACACCCCGCGTGTTTTCCGGGTCTTGGGCCAAATTAGAGGCACAACCCCTTGGAATCATTGATGTAGGGGTGGGGAGGGGTGGGTCTGATGAGACCGCACGGGGGCAACCCTGGGTGTGACTCGGCCCTTTACGTCCGCGCCTGCCTGCTTCATCTTGCGGCGCCGCACACCCCTAATTCCTGTTCGGATAAAAAAATACGGCAGGGCAGCAACACTTCCGCCGATCAATCGAGAATCTTTTCGCGGGGCAGAGAAAAATCCTGTCCTGTCGTAAAAGAACTTGGTTACCCTGCTTCCAGGTGTCCCCCGACACCCGGCGTCTGAAACGAGGTCAGCTCTTCCATGCTCCAGGCCATCGCCCCCGCCCCCCAGTCGTCGCCGGTGCAGAAGTCCGCCATGCCGTGGGTGACGCAGCCGCTGATGCCTCTGTCGGAGGCGGCGCCGTACACGGTGCTGAGCGCCCAGGAGCTGTACCCGCGCATCTGCGTGCGTGATCCGTACTTCGCGCTGAAGGACGTGACGGTGCTGCCGGGCG
This window harbors:
- a CDS encoding potassium transporter Kup → MLALGALGIVYGDIGTSPLYALRECFTGPHGISPTPANVMGVLSLIFWSLIIVVSVKYLLFVMRADNRGEGGILALMALAMHRPRGQAHRARPVLITLGIFGAALLYGDGLITPAISVLSAVEGLSVATPVFEPYVIPISLIILGLLFLVQRKGTGGIGAVFGPFMCVWFLVLAVLGVKELLHNPAVLWSLSPLHAVHFFIDNGLHGFLVLGAVFLVVTGGEALYADMGHFGAGPIKRAWFALVLPSLVLNYLGQGALLLRHAEAARNPFYLLAPDWALYPLVALSTGAAVIASQALISGSFSITRQAMQLGYSPRMEVVHTSAEEMGQIYLPGLNGALLVGVVALVLGFGSSSRLAAAYGIAVTTTMAITTVLAYVVARERWGVSRAVALPVAGLFLVVDVSFFGANAVKISDGGWFPLLLAVCIFTLMTTWKRGRDILAAKLRAASISLKDLLGSFGDHPPVRVPGTAIFMTGNPDGTPPALLHNLKHNKVLHEQVVLLTIIPEEIPHVPGVERVEVEPLEQGFVRVVARYGFMENPSIPDILKRCREKGLQFQLMGTSFFLGRETLIPTKKPSMAMWREALFSWMSRNARSATAYFRIPPNRVVELGSQVEL